One genomic region from Pyrinomonadaceae bacterium encodes:
- a CDS encoding lysophospholipid acyltransferase family protein codes for MSKARRILRSAGFLLAGSFLMLLAAIPTLFLARRFYSEVIGRWIGRTVLRIWSIDYTTHYSEPLPDRQTVYISNHTSTLDVMLLMALGLPRARFFLSGYLRKFPVVLIIGYIIRVFWTVPQEFPERRRQIFSRADRILRRTGDSVYLSPEGKCVTTGEIGAFNKGAFHLATSLRAPIVPIYIYIPPKVQGWRSYGAQPGNVDVYFLPAIDTSSWRLEDLETNRDRVHDLYVRVHDALRADGVLPADVGIEPQQPKVMRAAV; via the coding sequence ATGAGCAAAGCTAGACGTATTCTACGCTCAGCAGGATTTCTTCTGGCCGGCTCGTTCCTGATGCTGCTGGCCGCGATCCCCACGCTTTTCCTCGCCCGCCGCTTCTATTCCGAAGTCATCGGCCGCTGGATCGGCCGCACTGTTCTTCGCATTTGGAGTATTGACTACACTACGCACTATTCCGAGCCGCTTCCCGACCGCCAGACCGTCTACATTTCGAACCATACGTCGACGCTCGATGTCATGCTTTTGATGGCGCTCGGGTTGCCGCGCGCGCGATTTTTCCTCTCCGGGTATCTGCGCAAATTCCCCGTCGTCTTGATCATCGGATACATCATCCGTGTCTTTTGGACAGTGCCTCAGGAGTTTCCTGAGCGAAGGCGCCAGATTTTCAGCCGCGCCGACCGCATCCTGCGGCGCACCGGAGATTCTGTGTACCTCAGCCCCGAAGGGAAGTGCGTCACCACCGGCGAAATCGGCGCCTTTAATAAAGGAGCATTTCATCTCGCCACCAGCCTCCGGGCGCCTATCGTCCCGATCTACATTTACATCCCGCCGAAAGTGCAGGGCTGGAGAAGTTACGGAGCCCAACCGGGGAACGTGGATGTCTATTTCCTCCCGGCCATCGATACCTCGTCATGGCGGCTCGAGGATCTCGAGACAAATCGCGATCGAGTTCACGATCTCTACGTCCGCGTGCATGACGCGTTGCGCGCAGACGGTGTGCTTCCGGCGGACGTTGGCATCGAACCGCAACAACCCAAGGTTATGAGGGCCGCTGTATGA
- a CDS encoding class I SAM-dependent methyltransferase has protein sequence MSMTATALQIEPVESVRPESKFESVPCYYCEATETVPFLTAQDDLTGKPGTFTFITCARCGLRYQNPRLGIEHVKPFYDQEYIAHRKQKSWGPLTGFFNWVMDRHDRQKEKLVLRYVALDSESEVLDVGCAVGTFLQKVRTRYGARVVGVDFKDLSDCPSLEGVEFHCGLFYEQPLESERFDAITMWHFLEHDYDPVRTLQTAKDLLKPSGRLVIEVPRLDSLTFRLYGNRWPGLQAPQHTVLYDREMLLRMVRKAGLEVVDYLPYGAFPAFFYFFAGAAFKLLKGKGLNLSKAIYPYFVGQILFAPILAFEKQLNFAMQTVICRREDQV, from the coding sequence ATGAGCATGACAGCAACTGCGCTACAAATTGAACCGGTCGAGTCCGTGCGACCCGAATCCAAGTTTGAGAGTGTTCCGTGTTACTACTGCGAGGCCACGGAAACGGTGCCCTTTCTCACGGCTCAGGATGATCTCACCGGCAAGCCCGGGACCTTCACCTTTATTACATGCGCGCGCTGCGGGCTTCGCTATCAGAACCCGCGGCTCGGCATCGAGCACGTCAAGCCCTTTTACGATCAGGAGTACATCGCCCACCGAAAGCAGAAAAGCTGGGGCCCGCTTACCGGTTTTTTCAACTGGGTGATGGATCGACATGACCGGCAGAAGGAAAAACTCGTGCTCCGGTACGTCGCGCTCGATTCCGAGAGTGAGGTTCTCGACGTCGGGTGCGCCGTGGGAACCTTCTTGCAGAAAGTGCGCACGCGTTATGGCGCTCGCGTCGTAGGCGTTGACTTCAAGGATCTAAGCGACTGCCCTTCGCTGGAAGGCGTCGAGTTCCACTGCGGCCTTTTTTACGAGCAGCCGCTCGAGAGTGAACGCTTTGACGCGATTACGATGTGGCATTTCCTCGAACACGATTACGATCCCGTTCGCACACTTCAAACGGCCAAAGATCTGCTGAAACCATCCGGCCGTCTCGTGATTGAAGTTCCCCGACTGGATTCGCTCACTTTCCGGCTTTATGGCAATCGGTGGCCCGGCCTGCAGGCGCCACAACATACCGTGCTTTATGACCGCGAGATGCTTTTGCGCATGGTCCGGAAGGCCGGGCTGGAGGTCGTCGACTATTTGCCCTACGGTGCGTTCCCGGCCTTCTTTTACTTCTTTGCCGGAGCCGCCTTCAAGCTACTGAAGGGTAAGGGTCTTAATCTGTCGAAGGCCATCTATCCCTACTTTGTCGGGCAGATACTATTTGCCCCGATCCTGGCTTTCGAAAAGCAGCTCAACTTTGCGATGCAGACCGTAATCTGCAGGCGGGAGGATCAAGTATGA